A genomic region of Pelagicoccus enzymogenes contains the following coding sequences:
- a CDS encoding cytochrome C oxidase subunit IV family protein: MASENHPSYFKIYIMLLVLFVISVLGPEIAEIFDMKGAPRLVLVLVTAFGIALVKAYYVLAYFMHLKFEKIYAPYLLLSMVALLFVFFFGTATDSMKSEGHNWEKLPIVLPEDKGFDHHGEAHGDSHGAEDHSHDDHSGHAH; the protein is encoded by the coding sequence ATGGCATCAGAAAACCATCCAAGCTACTTCAAGATCTACATCATGCTGCTGGTCCTCTTCGTGATCAGCGTGCTGGGGCCGGAAATTGCGGAGATTTTCGACATGAAAGGGGCCCCGCGCCTCGTGCTCGTTCTCGTGACCGCATTTGGTATCGCCCTCGTCAAGGCTTACTACGTTCTCGCCTACTTCATGCACCTGAAGTTCGAGAAGATCTACGCTCCTTACTTGCTGCTCTCCATGGTGGCTCTGCTCTTCGTTTTCTTCTTCGGAACCGCAACGGATTCCATGAAGTCCGAAGGGCACAACTGGGAAAAGCTGCCGATCGTCTTGCCGGAGGACAAGGGCTTCGATCACCACGGCGAAGCCCATGGTGACTCGCATGGGGCGGAGGATCACTCTCACGACGACCACAGCGGACACGCCCACTAG
- a CDS encoding cytochrome c oxidase subunit 3, translating to MGHKIIATGRSRTGIPTGRLAVWWVVGSEIVIFGGLIAAYLLNRFLHGSWEVSAAYTNTFIGGANTFWLLTSSYFVVLAHAAAEKRDAKTARKYIWYTIGLGGLFMGFKSYEYATEISHGFTLFTSNFWSFYYTATGLHGFHVLCGMVIMAIIAEKDIKHEQNWHRVENIGIYWHFVDIVWIFLFPLLYIAK from the coding sequence ATGGGTCATAAAATCATTGCAACTGGCAGAAGCCGTACCGGTATCCCGACAGGCCGCCTCGCGGTCTGGTGGGTAGTCGGCTCTGAAATCGTCATTTTCGGCGGCCTCATCGCGGCCTACCTCCTCAACCGTTTCTTGCACGGCTCCTGGGAAGTGTCCGCGGCCTACACCAATACCTTCATCGGCGGCGCCAACACCTTTTGGCTGCTGACTTCCAGCTACTTCGTGGTCCTCGCTCACGCTGCGGCGGAAAAGCGGGACGCCAAGACGGCGAGAAAGTACATTTGGTACACCATCGGCCTCGGCGGATTGTTCATGGGATTCAAGTCCTACGAGTATGCCACCGAGATTTCCCACGGCTTCACGCTCTTCACCAGTAACTTCTGGAGCTTCTACTACACTGCCACCGGCCTTCACGGATTCCACGTGCTTTGCGGCATGGTGATCATGGCCATCATTGCGGAGAAGGACATCAAGCACGAGCAGAACTGGCACCGCGTCGAGAACATCGGCATCTACTGGCACTTCGTGGACATCGTCTGGATCTTCCTCTTCCCGCTGCTCTACATCGCGAAGTAG